In Callospermophilus lateralis isolate mCalLat2 chromosome 15, mCalLat2.hap1, whole genome shotgun sequence, the genomic stretch tgtctttgttctaccacttcatattaagatgctgagtataatatagaagtacatatggaatataaatattatgtgagcatattatactattatgtataattgggcttcctcaagtgatgtttttaacaaacttttattatacatactatacactattattatagaaattattatttctgctTAAAGGTGATTGTATGATTGGGAAATGCAGATATGTTAtgtgtaaaattaaatatttttctaaaaaagtataaatcagatgttcatgaattttggaaataaaaatacataatgcctagctagttcttaagaggtaggctatgtcttctgtttgtcaaagtatttactctgaattattgGTGGAGCTAACTTTTATTGAGGTTTCTCTGTTGCCAGGTACTTTATTACCAAGGTTGCCATCAGAACCGGGAATGACATTACTCACTATCAGGATTGAGAAAATTGGTCTGAAAGACGCTGGACAGTGTATCGATCCCTATATTACAGTTAGTGTAAAGGGTAAATAACTGGCAAATTGCATTATGTTTTATCTCATATGGGACAAAGTTTTTGACAGGGGATGGTCTTGTATATGTGACAACTTACTTTAATGCATTCTATAATGAGGCAAAATCCTAGAAGAGATCATAACAGAACATAGTTCTGAAagacttacaaaatatatttcctactTGCTTTTGAGTTTGTATAGATTTTTGCTCTTCAGATTCCAGCTAATGTGCGGACTAAACATACACATTGTCCTTAACAGCAGCTACAGCCTTCAGGATGTAGATTAACAATAGCACTCCTCACCTTCCATGGGTGTGTAGTTTTCTACACAAAGCCCCATGTCCTGTTTTCCCATCTCTCCTGCTTTAGCCCCTCTTCTTCCTGTGCTACTGAGGTATCTACATAGGTGAGTCCTACAGAGGCAGATGAAAATCAGGGGACAGGGAAGTAGGGTGCGTTcataacatccatgccctgaaagCAATCCCGTGGGATGATGATGTGATTAAGGAATAAATTATACCACTTTACAGAAATAACTGTAGTTAGTACAAATGGCTTATTTTAATCTGTAGTTTTGCACCAATAAAACAGATCGGCGCTGAaattaaatggaggaacttttatcaattgcagaaataaagtcagatccatgggttcattagtgctaattaaaagaaaaatatgaccacaaagaaaaagattaatttaaagaacataatccacagcactaatactggtacacttttaaattccgatgttaccagttatcaaatatatagtatactggaaaatatttacattgtttgatagaccatttgtaaaactgcaaactcattcagaaagtatacttaaaacacaaaaatatttaatgatgttgtaaatgttaagttacctttgcatatgttacactgaaatattttatgtaaatatttttaattattaaatgtactaaattgtttttgagctttttgagacacataaatgaataacacataaacactgaggagttattaaatgagtccatgttgaatttgattaaactgagattttaaaacccagaaaattaaaactatatataaCGTACCATCTGGTTGTTGTAGATTCAGGGTATGTTGTAAACAGTATAACCAGAAATTagataatatatatgaaaaattattcattaacaaagggtttttgttggctgttctcatccatttttggttcttaacagggaaattataaggttaggtttaaaggCTTTTCTAAATAAATCATATACTTGATCAAAGTTAGAAATTGGTGGCAGAGGTTCATTGTGGCAAATTatatactccagatttttttttttttttttgcatagaaaaatacagtgggctattccctaaggaaaacgtttgttctttttaccacttcactatgaagatcaagtttTGTCCACTTGGCCATGTAAAGGCTTCCTTGTCCCCTTCATGAGGTCTCCTATCCAGTCTATATTCATTTCTGTCCACATACCCAATGAACTTCAACAACTCTCACATACTTGCTCACACCAAATAGGAATCTCTTagcctgagaatctcctctcagctCTTTCCATGCCTCTTTGGGAACTGTAACCTTTGCAGTTTCTAGATTTTCCGTCTGTATATGTGAATGCTCATAAGCAGAAACTTATTTGTTTCTCCAGATCTGAATGGCATAGATTTAACTCCTGTGCAAGATACTCCTGTGGCTTCAAGAAAAGAAGATACATATGTTCATTTTAATGTGGACATTGAGCTCCAGAAGCATATTGAAAAATTAACCAAAGGTTTGTAATTATCAGTTACTGACTTCTTAAGAACTTCTTAAGGACAGTACTTATCTGGGTTTGTCTTGATAGTGTACTTAAGACAAGATCTTATGTCACATAGTTATGAATATTGACTTAAAGAAAGTcaaatcaacaattttttttaaaaatatgagaatcagcagttgcattatctagttgtgtaataatgtggttaaatattatttgacagggaagtatttctcataatacagagttaaggaagcaggttctctaataattaccttaagtccttttaggaacctaatgattactttctaacagttaaggaattatttttttttctttcaataagatgcattgggtaaaaagatactataactggcagttagtttgtaagaatatggaaaggacaatctgggcatggtggtttcaggagggagagaaataaaatatcaaaggaactcttttaaatttctattctaatataggtgcttattgaaaccatttctataggtactgctgatacttaagtaacttctgtttttcttgtggtatttaatattttatattctttgatagtttatgattctacctgtgtacataacttacattcttgctatacaattttgttgtactttgtagaattaaatgatatggggaaatgtcactcagacatggtagaagagcttggagtgacagccacagtgagttatcaacagttgtgtcatcagactgtttgacacatgttactttgtaaaatcataggcTTCTGGTGACACATAAGAAATGTGTGGTCTCTGGCTTATGTGGTTTGTTTTAATTCCTTAGGTGCAGCTATCTTCTTTGAATTCAAACACTACAAGCCTAAAAAAAGGTTTACCAGCACCAAGTGTTTTGCTTTCATGGAGATGGATGAGATTAAACCTGGGCCAATTGTAATAGAACTGTAAGTGATATACATATAGGATTCATACTGTTCTAATGGTTACTAGTTCATGTTTCTTCTTAGTCCCTCTTATCTAGAATGTAACATTGGAGTAAATCAATCatcaaagtattttaaacaatcatctttctattgtggttacagatacaagaaacccactgactttaaaagaaagaaattgcagttattgaccaagaaaccattttatcttcatctacatcaaactttgcacaaggaatgattctgacatgagtaatgtgaaatttctgtgaattttaccactcagtagaaaccatcatagctctgggtagcatattcatccttcaggaggcaggaagtgagccgtacctataggccagtgagtccattgcaaagctgtaccacagaactaaagtccagcacctcattgttatgactcctttggatacaaggtttattgtagattttgaaacatgtttttacttttctattaattgtgcaattaatagtctttttcctaatttaccactgttcctaccctgcttcctggaacaatactgctgtggtaggtatgctcatcttcaaactttaaaatacagcaataagaaTGTGCTAGAGTTTACACATTTGCTCACTTTTGCTCCAATATGGTCTTTTGATTTGAATCAACTTCAAACTTTTGAATTGAATTGGGTAGGATAGTACCAGATTGCTTTGAAAGGAAATTGGATCAGTTATGGTCTGTCTTATAGGCTGTTCCTTTGAGCTGACCTAAATTCACCCTCATCTGATAGTTCTACTTAGAAATAGTGTGCCTTGACCAGATCAATATCTTATATGGGAGTGCCCCCCAGATTGTagctgtgatttttttccagatgaccAGATTGTTTTTCTGAAAGTAAGCATATTTTTAATCATGTTGATTAGTTGTTCTACATCACATTGCTATTGtttctagggttaacattaatgattctagggttaacattaaaaccatctctctcagaataattacaaatttttgggtgggtttaaatcatgtaatctaaaaataattgagtcagatgttaatgagatactgcaggaacaactgctgtttttctgacaactgattgtgaaaccttaaaacctgaataccttgtctttataaagtgatgagtatgcaaaatctggaaagatattctattttttttaatataggtagatacaactgccatttatttcctatttagatatattgacattcatatgaaaatatgcaggtcattagcctattataatttcaccatttacattacttttaacttaatgatgagatataaataaaactttcatagTACACAAGGTGGATATTTGATACACAGAACATAAAGATTTGTGAGGAGCTTTTTGTGGGTTACTTGTAGaacccatgtattttaatattcactattttaaatgaacaatgcatgaagggaatgcaatacttggtctatttttaaactagtgtaaaccctaatcataccatctgtttgctttttaaaacaaataacagttattttagcccttgcacttcaagagatctagtctttaatttttcagttgtctGTTAGGTCAATATTGTTTATTAGATGAATGTTAATAAAACTATATGAGCCTGAAAGAATTCTCAACCAAATTTAGTCTTTTCTTTCATCTGGATTGGGTTAATTTCACAAGTGCAAAAATAGTTCAGTctacagtagttctaggaaatgaagaatttgccttaataaaatgttcactcaactgaaactcttgagtagtcaaaatttccagactgtaaacttctcaagagaagggcctcatcttctccatgtcaTGTAAACTTTCCAAGGTGCTTGGCAGCACTCTGTACTCTGTGGAGTACTCagtacctttttgtttgataTTACTGATGTTGAAGTTGCTCCCTTAAAATctactattaaaatgtagcaaaactgatacatcgttctttctgtttttttcatagactataaaacatgtatatcaaagtgataattaaaaaaaaaaacaaaccttttttttggttgtagatggacacagtacctttatatttatatgtggtgctgaggatcaaacccagtgcctcagacgcaaccccagcccctcaaagtgatcatttatatgaagaaacatttagcatccttcacataagaatgcttttttttaacctctatttatttatgtgatgctgaggattaaacccagggccttgcctgtgctaggcaagtactctaccactgagccacaaccccagctgccaccaaagaatggggttatatggaaaaaaagaggttgctttgtatgaatgtctttcatcagcattaaacaaacttaaattgaacattgtcattagcttagctttaattcagacctgaatgaccaaacctcccccaccaaaaaaggtggttttatcttgaagcaattaacacaaaacaatctgtatctcacaaattagttgtttaaatttactttctagtgtgggaggggatgagtcactggacaataattacaactatagcagtaatactttcaggttgaaacactactgcttcacaaatgaaatgattttagtaactaaactcaaacacaatttgcTGGAGAGGACTTCTAAAACTTTTGAGATACAAAAGTATAATTGAATCAAGGGACAGTATTCTCTCACAACCGGTATATGGGCAG encodes the following:
- the LOC143381371 gene encoding axin interactor, dorsalization-associated protein-like translates to MTLLTIRIEKIGLKDAGQCIDPYITVSVKDLNGIDLTPVQDTPVASRKEDTYVHFNVDIELQKHIEKLTKGAAIFFEFKHYKPKKRFTSTKCFAFMEMDEIKPGPIVIELYKKPTDFKRKKLQLLTKKPFYLHLHQTLHKE